A stretch of the Pelmatolapia mariae isolate MD_Pm_ZW linkage group LG23, Pm_UMD_F_2, whole genome shotgun sequence genome encodes the following:
- the med8 gene encoding mediator of RNA polymerase II transcription subunit 8 has translation MQQREEKQLEASVESLISRVAHVKNALHSFIYKLENEYERLTWPSVLDNFALLSGQLNTINKLLRNEKTPSFRNQVIIPLVLSPDRDEDLAKLTEQRVPVFSHEIVPDYLRTKPDPEVEEQEKTLSTEAARIGPDVAQKQIQALNKMCTSLLEKLSNPREDRDAENAAMRQSKPSFNPADTNALVSAVAFGKGLSKCRPPGPVAPGHQGQGSMMSGGPTLQQVTIGGGSGQQAGMGGPVAQQQQGQTGKMPSSIKTNIKSASGSMHPYNR, from the exons ATGCag CAACGAGAAGAGAAACAATTAGAGGCGTCAGTGGAGTCTCTCATTTCGCGGGTGGCTCACGTTAAAAATGCTCTGCACAGTTTCATTTACAAACTAGAAAACGAGTACGAGCGTTTGACGTG GCCTTCTGTTTTGGATAACTTCGCCCTTCTGTCTGGTCAGCTGAACACCATCAATAAACTGCTCAGGAACGAGAAGACACCGTCCTTTCGCAACCAAGTTATAATTCCCCTGGTCCTGTCTCCAGACCGAGATGAGGACTTGGCA AAACTCACGGAGCAGCGCGTTCCAGTGTTCAGCCATGAGATCGTACCCGACTACTTGCGGACCAAACCTGACCCAGAGGTGGAGGAGCAGGAGAAAACGCTGAGTACAGAGGCAGCACGTATTGGCCCCGATGTGGCCCAG AAACAGATCCAGGCTTTGAATAAGATGTGCACTAGTCTGCTGGAGAAGCTGAGCAACCCTCGTGAGGACAGAGATGCAGAAAACGCTG ctaTGCGACAGAGCAAACCGTCTTTCAACCCTGCTGACACTAACGCATTAGTTTCGGCCGTTGCATTTGGAAAGGGACTTTCCAAATGTAGGCCTCCTGGTCCCGTGGCCCCTGGACACCAAGGACAGGGGTCCATGATGAGTGGAGGTCCAACCTTACAGCAGGTCACTATTGGTGGGGGTTCAGGCCAGCAAGCAGGTATGGGAGGACCTGTGGCTCAACAGCAGCAAGGACAGACAG gAAAAATGCCAAGCAGCATCAAGACAAACATCAAATCTGCGTCTGGGTCAATGCATCCTTACAACCGATGA